In a genomic window of Xylophilus rhododendri:
- a CDS encoding UDP-2,3-diacylglucosamine diphosphatase, giving the protein MENTDAQAPITVRTVWISDLHLGTPGCQAHALLDFLRDVECETLYLVGDIIDGWQLRRTWYWPQSHNDVVQKLLRKARKGTRVVFVPGNHDEFARHYVAHNFGGVDVVEDCIHTTADGRKLWITHGDLFDGVIQCAKWLAYVGDSAYEFTLKVNRHFNRLRARMGLPYWSLSGYLKLKVKRAVSYVGDFEVAVAREARKRGVQGVVCGHIHHAEMREIDGILYCNDGDWVESLTALVEHADGRLEILDFSARLQHKVKRRKATPVEQESEEEISVAA; this is encoded by the coding sequence ATGGAAAACACCGACGCCCAAGCCCCCATCACGGTGCGAACCGTCTGGATTTCCGACCTGCACTTGGGCACGCCCGGCTGCCAGGCCCATGCGCTGCTGGACTTCCTGCGCGACGTGGAGTGCGAGACGCTCTACCTGGTCGGCGACATCATCGACGGCTGGCAGCTGCGCCGCACCTGGTACTGGCCGCAGTCGCACAACGACGTGGTGCAGAAGCTGCTGCGCAAGGCGCGCAAGGGCACCCGTGTGGTCTTCGTGCCGGGCAACCACGACGAATTCGCGCGGCACTACGTGGCGCACAACTTCGGCGGCGTCGATGTGGTGGAGGATTGCATCCACACCACCGCCGACGGCCGCAAGCTCTGGATCACCCACGGCGACCTGTTCGACGGCGTGATCCAATGCGCCAAGTGGCTGGCCTATGTGGGCGACTCGGCCTACGAGTTCACCCTCAAGGTCAACCGCCACTTCAACCGCCTGCGCGCCCGCATGGGCCTGCCCTACTGGAGCCTGTCGGGCTACCTCAAACTCAAGGTCAAGCGCGCCGTCAGCTACGTGGGCGACTTCGAGGTGGCCGTCGCCCGCGAGGCCCGCAAGCGCGGCGTGCAGGGTGTCGTCTGCGGCCATATCCACCATGCGGAGATGCGCGAGATCGACGGCATCCTCTACTGCAACGACGGCGACTGGGTGGAGAGCCTCACCGCCCTGGTCGAGCATGCGGACGGCCGGCTGGAGATCCTGGACTTCAGCGCGCGGCTGCAGCACAAGGTCAAGCGCCGCAAGGCCACACCGGTCGAGCAGGAGAGCGAGGAAGAAATCTCGGTCGCGGCCTGA
- a CDS encoding NAD(P)-binding domain-containing protein: MNDVALPSPLAELEARIARELASIAHPSAPWLEPHIGPDGQPALDVLIVGAGQGGSATAFGLLRSRVDNILAIDAAPAGLEGPWNNYARMHTLRNPKDYTGPDLDIPSLTVQSWYSARFGEAAWEALFQLPRQQWAEYLLWVRRVTGVPVENGCRLLRLGPVEGSTLLAAEVESSATGRRTLYARKVVLATGQEGVGRWSVPDSLAALPQTHCVNSSQPVDFAALKGKTVVVIGAGASAFDNAATALEAGAAEVQLLCRRLDPQVVQPYRWLTFRGFLRHLSDLEDAWRWRFMRHVLAMREGFPQPTYDRCAVHENFELRSGCQVLSSRLDPATGRVVLETNQGPLQADFVISATGIENDFHSKPELAACADNIATWADRYTPPAEEADARLATYPYLNQDWSFAEKQPGRTPWLRNVHLYAIGSTMSFGASGSSINAMTTAVPKLVSGLTRGLFEEDLDQYWASFRAYDVPQAVIPVKHKG, translated from the coding sequence ATGAACGACGTCGCCCTGCCCTCCCCCCTGGCCGAACTCGAGGCGCGCATCGCCCGCGAACTGGCCAGCATCGCCCATCCCTCGGCCCCCTGGCTGGAGCCGCATATAGGCCCGGACGGCCAACCCGCCCTCGACGTGCTGATCGTCGGCGCCGGCCAGGGCGGCAGCGCCACCGCCTTCGGCCTGCTGCGCTCGCGAGTGGACAACATCCTGGCCATCGACGCCGCCCCCGCCGGCCTGGAAGGGCCCTGGAACAACTACGCCCGCATGCACACGCTGCGCAATCCCAAGGACTACACCGGCCCGGACCTGGACATCCCCAGCCTGACGGTGCAGTCCTGGTACAGCGCGCGTTTCGGCGAAGCCGCCTGGGAGGCGCTCTTCCAGCTGCCGCGCCAGCAGTGGGCCGAATACCTGCTGTGGGTGCGCCGCGTCACCGGCGTGCCGGTGGAGAACGGCTGCCGGCTGCTGCGCCTCGGCCCGGTCGAAGGCAGCACGCTGCTGGCGGCCGAGGTGGAGTCCAGCGCCACCGGCCGCCGCACGCTCTACGCCCGCAAGGTGGTGCTGGCCACCGGGCAGGAGGGCGTGGGCCGCTGGTCGGTGCCGGACAGCCTGGCTGCGTTGCCGCAGACCCACTGCGTGAACTCGTCACAGCCAGTCGACTTCGCGGCCTTGAAGGGCAAGACCGTCGTGGTGATCGGCGCCGGCGCCTCGGCCTTCGACAACGCCGCCACCGCCCTGGAAGCCGGCGCGGCCGAAGTGCAGCTGCTGTGCCGCCGGCTCGATCCGCAGGTGGTGCAGCCCTACCGCTGGCTGACCTTCCGCGGCTTCCTGCGCCACCTCTCGGACCTGGAAGACGCCTGGCGCTGGCGTTTCATGCGCCATGTGCTGGCCATGCGCGAAGGCTTTCCCCAGCCCACCTACGACCGCTGCGCGGTGCACGAGAACTTCGAGCTGCGTTCGGGCTGCCAGGTGCTGTCCAGCCGCCTCGATCCGGCCACCGGCCGGGTCGTGCTGGAAACCAACCAGGGCCCGCTGCAAGCCGACTTCGTGATCAGCGCCACCGGCATCGAGAACGACTTCCACAGCAAGCCCGAGCTGGCCGCCTGCGCCGACAACATCGCCACCTGGGCCGACCGCTACACCCCGCCGGCCGAGGAGGCCGACGCCCGCCTGGCGACCTACCCCTACCTGAACCAGGACTGGTCCTTCGCCGAGAAGCAGCCGGGCCGCACGCCCTGGCTGCGCAACGTGCACCTCTACGCCATCGGCTCGACCATGAGTTTCGGCGCCTCCGGCTCCTCCATCAACGCCATGACCACCGCCGTGCCCAAGCTGGTGTCCGGCCTCACCCGCGGCCTGTTCGAGGAAGACCTGGACCAGTACTGGGCTTCGTTCCGGGCCTACGACGTGCCGCAGGCCGTCATCCCCGTGAAACACAAAGGATAG
- a CDS encoding SDR family oxidoreductase, whose protein sequence is MDLGLSGRSALVCGASKGLGLGCAISLAREGVAVTLVARGAEALEAAAADIRATTGATVDTVAADITTPEGRAAALAACPAPDILVTNAGGPKPGDFRDWEREHWIAALDANMLTPIALIKATVDGMMARGFGRIVNITSGAVKAPIDILGLSNGARSGLTGFVAGLARQTVARNVTINNLLPGPFETDRLRETARQWAKQSGKPEDLVLAQRRAANPAGRFGTTQEFGDACAYLCSAQAGFITGQNLLMDGGHYPGTF, encoded by the coding sequence ATGGACCTCGGACTCTCCGGCCGCAGCGCCCTCGTCTGCGGCGCCAGCAAGGGCCTGGGCCTGGGCTGCGCCATCTCCCTGGCCCGCGAAGGCGTGGCCGTGACCCTGGTGGCGCGCGGCGCCGAGGCGCTGGAGGCGGCAGCCGCCGACATCCGCGCCACGACCGGCGCCACGGTCGACACCGTCGCCGCCGACATCACCACACCCGAAGGCCGCGCCGCGGCGCTCGCCGCCTGCCCGGCGCCCGACATCCTGGTCACCAATGCCGGCGGCCCCAAGCCCGGCGACTTCCGCGACTGGGAGCGCGAGCACTGGATCGCCGCGCTGGACGCCAACATGCTCACCCCCATCGCCCTGATCAAGGCCACGGTGGACGGCATGATGGCGCGCGGCTTCGGCCGCATCGTCAACATCACCTCGGGCGCGGTGAAGGCGCCCATCGACATCCTGGGCCTGTCCAACGGCGCCCGCTCGGGCCTGACCGGTTTCGTCGCCGGCCTGGCGCGGCAGACGGTGGCGCGCAACGTCACCATCAACAACCTGCTGCCCGGCCCCTTCGAGACCGACCGCCTGCGCGAGACGGCCCGGCAATGGGCCAAACAAAGCGGCAAGCCCGAGGACCTGGTGCTGGCCCAGCGCCGCGCCGCCAACCCCGCCGGCCGCTTCGGCACCACCCAGGAGTTCGGCGATGCCTGCGCCTACCTGTGCAGCGCGCAGGCCGGCTTCATCACCGGCCAGAACCTGCTGATGGATGGCGGCCACTATCCGGGTACCTTCTGA
- a CDS encoding fumarylacetoacetate hydrolase family protein: protein MSSNVNAKIAAALVEARRSGIPADDGIWSQTALSQVTQDDIYQIHDRVAAELGWTQDPAAPSHWKGGGPGPGSVAAFSLLPPPWVRPAPGPFRAQDFKRLAIEIEVAFRLARDVEAVDLASRSAHDPAAFLDAMAVSIELVDFRWANTDQAPAALRNADLQSNGALVVGDWVPMRSVDWSQQVATLEIDGAPAGRWQGSHAAGDPLWFAPQWLEHAVQRHGRLAEGSVLTTGSWCGMVWLPGRAEVKAVFEGIGEARLTLV, encoded by the coding sequence TTGTCTTCCAACGTCAACGCAAAAATCGCCGCCGCTCTTGTCGAGGCGCGCCGCTCGGGCATTCCGGCCGACGACGGCATCTGGTCCCAGACGGCTTTGTCCCAGGTGACCCAGGACGATATCTACCAGATCCACGACCGCGTCGCGGCCGAACTGGGCTGGACGCAGGACCCCGCCGCGCCCAGCCACTGGAAGGGCGGCGGCCCGGGCCCCGGCTCGGTGGCCGCCTTCTCGCTGCTGCCCCCACCCTGGGTGCGGCCCGCGCCCGGCCCCTTCCGCGCGCAGGACTTCAAGCGCCTGGCCATCGAGATCGAAGTCGCCTTCCGCCTGGCCCGCGACGTGGAGGCGGTGGACCTGGCCTCGCGCAGCGCGCACGACCCGGCCGCCTTCCTCGACGCCATGGCCGTCTCCATCGAACTGGTGGATTTCCGCTGGGCCAACACCGACCAGGCACCGGCCGCGCTGCGCAACGCGGACCTGCAATCCAACGGCGCGCTGGTGGTCGGCGACTGGGTGCCCATGCGTTCGGTGGACTGGTCGCAGCAGGTCGCCACGCTGGAGATCGACGGCGCGCCGGCCGGCCGCTGGCAGGGCAGCCATGCCGCGGGCGATCCGCTGTGGTTCGCGCCGCAGTGGCTGGAGCATGCGGTGCAGCGCCATGGCCGCCTGGCCGAGGGCAGCGTGCTGACCACCGGCTCCTGGTGCGGCATGGTCTGGCTGCCGGGCCGCGCCGAGGTGAAGGCGGTGTTCGAAGGGATCGGCGAAGCGCGCCTGACCCTGGTCTGA
- a CDS encoding SDR family oxidoreductase, with product MRLERQVAVITGGASGIGQASAMLLAQEGAKVALIDRDLAAAEATAMQVRAAGGEAIAFGSDVGQPGTADADAAAVLARWGRIDVLVCAAGYSVGGTVLTTAPEDWNAVFQANVGGTWLWARAVIPAMQAQGGGSIVTFGSQLALAGGRGNSAYIAAKGAILSLTRTLALDYAADKIRVNAIAPGAIETPMLSRSFARKDDPAAARAASEARHAMGRLGQAQEVAQSVLHLASSASSFTTGTTMVVDGGWLAA from the coding sequence TTGAGACTCGAACGACAGGTCGCCGTGATCACCGGCGGCGCATCCGGCATCGGCCAGGCCAGCGCCATGCTGCTGGCGCAGGAGGGCGCGAAGGTCGCGCTGATCGACCGCGACCTCGCAGCGGCCGAAGCCACCGCCATGCAGGTGCGCGCCGCGGGCGGCGAAGCGATCGCCTTTGGCTCCGACGTGGGCCAGCCGGGCACGGCCGATGCCGATGCCGCCGCGGTGCTGGCCCGCTGGGGCCGCATCGACGTGCTGGTGTGCGCGGCGGGCTATTCCGTCGGCGGCACGGTGCTCACCACGGCGCCGGAGGACTGGAACGCGGTCTTCCAGGCCAACGTGGGCGGCACCTGGCTCTGGGCCCGCGCGGTGATCCCGGCCATGCAGGCCCAGGGCGGCGGCTCCATCGTCACCTTCGGCTCGCAGCTGGCGCTGGCCGGCGGGCGCGGCAACAGCGCCTATATCGCGGCCAAGGGCGCCATCCTCAGCCTGACCCGCACCCTGGCGCTGGACTATGCGGCCGACAAGATCCGGGTGAACGCCATCGCCCCCGGCGCCATCGAGACCCCCATGCTCTCGCGCAGCTTCGCCCGCAAGGACGACCCCGCCGCCGCCCGTGCCGCCTCCGAGGCCCGCCACGCCATGGGCCGGCTCGGCCAGGCGCAGGAAGTGGCGCAATCGGTGCTGCACCTGGCCAGCAGCGCCTCCAGCTTCACCACCGGCACGACGATGGTGGTGGACGGCGGCTGGCTCGCCGCCTGA
- a CDS encoding glycosyltransferase family protein codes for MRRKLELIYFDAGGGHRAAAHALQEVIRQQQRPWDLELVNLFEVLDPQGMFRKLTGAAPEAYYNRRLARGWTVGLAQELRVLQGLIRLFHTSLVTRLQRHWDTHRPDLVVSLIPNFNRALFEAAQSRLPGVPYVTVLTDMADHPPHFWIEPGQRQHIVCGTARALAQARAAGYEDEQLSLTSGMLLRPSFYAPRLADRSAAMLALGLDPAQPTGIVMFGGQGSMQMLRIARELGDRQLILMCGHNQALAERLRAQPSEAPHAVVGFTQDVARHLQLADYFIGKPGPGSLSEALQQGLPVITLSGAAIMPQERYNVVWLTQAGFGLALPSWREVARGVAEMVDHLPVFQARVRRYDNRAIFEVPEIFAALMAHARSPAGPAERWLDAALVA; via the coding sequence ATGAGGCGCAAGCTTGAGCTGATCTATTTCGACGCCGGTGGCGGCCATCGCGCCGCCGCCCATGCCCTGCAGGAAGTCATCCGGCAGCAGCAGCGGCCCTGGGACCTGGAGCTGGTCAACCTCTTCGAGGTGCTGGACCCGCAAGGCATGTTCCGCAAGCTCACCGGCGCCGCGCCCGAGGCCTACTACAACCGCCGCCTGGCGCGCGGCTGGACGGTGGGGCTGGCCCAGGAGCTGCGGGTGCTGCAGGGGCTGATCCGGCTCTTCCACACCTCGCTGGTCACCCGCCTGCAGCGGCACTGGGACACGCATAGGCCGGACCTGGTCGTCTCGCTCATCCCCAACTTCAACCGGGCCCTGTTCGAGGCCGCGCAGAGCCGCCTGCCGGGCGTGCCCTATGTGACGGTGCTGACCGACATGGCCGACCATCCGCCGCATTTCTGGATCGAGCCGGGCCAGCGCCAGCACATCGTCTGCGGCACCGCGCGGGCGCTGGCCCAGGCGCGTGCGGCGGGCTATGAGGATGAACAACTCTCGCTGACCTCCGGCATGCTGCTGCGGCCCTCCTTCTACGCACCCCGCTTGGCCGACCGCAGCGCCGCCATGCTGGCGCTGGGGCTGGATCCGGCGCAACCCACCGGCATCGTGATGTTCGGCGGCCAGGGCTCCATGCAGATGCTGCGCATCGCCCGCGAGCTGGGCGACCGCCAGCTGATCCTGATGTGCGGCCACAACCAGGCCCTGGCCGAGCGCCTGCGGGCGCAGCCCTCGGAGGCGCCGCATGCGGTGGTCGGCTTCACCCAGGACGTGGCGCGCCATCTGCAGCTGGCCGACTACTTCATCGGCAAGCCCGGCCCCGGCAGCCTGAGCGAGGCGCTGCAGCAGGGCCTGCCGGTGATCACCCTCTCGGGCGCGGCGATCATGCCGCAGGAGCGCTACAACGTGGTGTGGCTGACACAGGCCGGCTTCGGCCTGGCGCTGCCCTCCTGGCGCGAAGTGGCGCGCGGCGTGGCCGAGATGGTGGATCACCTGCCGGTGTTCCAGGCCCGGGTGCGGCGCTACGACAACCGCGCGATCTTCGAGGTGCCCGAGATCTTCGCCGCGCTGATGGCGCATGCGCGCTCGCCGGCCGGCCCTGCCGAACGCTGGCTGGACGCGGCGCTGGTCGCCTGA
- a CDS encoding aminotransferase class III-fold pyridoxal phosphate-dependent enzyme — MNETFALSAVALAALAWTLPAAHRRLQLSQAKHRSLGGHSRMAKRLACWIPGYAYDEQGFFASDDAPADVQQLRRQGLGRLSAVLGERHKKSIAMTREARAGISDLQFTGSYRVPFQYSPYLRQHLPSSSFVSASSGVMVEDLDGQRFYDLTGSYGVNVFGVDFYRECIAEGARTAQPLGPVLGMLHPCVLENVERLKALSGLDEVSFHMSGTEAVMQAVRLARYHTRRKHLVRFCGAYHGWWEDVQPGPGNPLPPRETYTLQDMSERSLQVLRTRRDIACVLVNPLQALHPNIGAPGDSALLDSSRRAGFDRAAYTDWLKRLRAVCTERGIVLIFDEVFLGFRLAAGGAQEYFGVQADMVTYGKTLGGGLPVGVVCGCATLMKRYRENRPADICFARGTFNAHPYVMGAMKAFLDRLQRPEIQAVYQGLDERWDARATRFNQAMQAAGLPLQVANMSSVWTVLYTAPSRYNWMLQYYLREQGLALSWVGTGRLIFSLNYRDEDFEAVLQRFVAAATRMQEDGWWWQDGQSSNRGIRRKLLREMLGEIF; from the coding sequence ATGAACGAAACATTCGCGCTTTCCGCCGTCGCCCTGGCCGCGCTGGCCTGGACCCTGCCGGCCGCGCATCGGCGGCTGCAGCTGTCGCAGGCCAAGCACCGCTCGCTGGGCGGCCATTCGCGCATGGCCAAGCGCCTGGCCTGCTGGATTCCGGGCTATGCCTATGACGAACAGGGCTTCTTCGCCTCCGACGACGCACCGGCCGATGTGCAGCAGCTGCGCCGCCAGGGCCTGGGCCGGCTGTCGGCCGTGCTGGGCGAACGCCACAAGAAGAGCATCGCGATGACACGCGAGGCGCGCGCCGGCATCTCGGACCTGCAGTTCACCGGCAGCTACCGCGTGCCCTTCCAGTACAGCCCCTACCTGCGCCAGCACCTGCCCAGCAGCAGCTTCGTGTCGGCTTCCAGCGGCGTGATGGTGGAAGACCTAGACGGCCAGCGTTTCTACGACCTGACCGGCTCCTACGGCGTCAACGTCTTCGGCGTGGACTTCTACCGCGAGTGCATCGCCGAAGGCGCCCGGACCGCCCAGCCGCTCGGCCCCGTGCTGGGCATGCTGCACCCCTGCGTGCTGGAGAACGTGGAGCGGCTCAAGGCCCTGTCCGGCCTGGACGAGGTGTCCTTCCACATGTCCGGCACCGAGGCGGTGATGCAGGCCGTGCGCCTGGCCCGGTATCACACCCGGCGCAAGCACCTGGTGCGCTTCTGCGGCGCCTACCACGGCTGGTGGGAGGACGTGCAGCCCGGCCCCGGCAACCCGCTGCCGCCGCGCGAGACCTACACGCTGCAGGACATGTCCGAACGCAGCCTGCAGGTGCTGCGCACCCGGCGCGACATCGCCTGCGTGCTGGTCAATCCGCTGCAGGCCCTGCATCCCAACATCGGCGCGCCGGGCGACTCGGCCCTGCTCGACAGCAGCCGCCGCGCCGGCTTCGACCGCGCGGCCTACACCGACTGGTTGAAGCGCCTGCGTGCCGTGTGCACCGAGCGCGGCATCGTGCTGATCTTCGACGAGGTCTTCCTGGGTTTCCGGCTGGCGGCCGGCGGCGCGCAGGAATATTTCGGCGTGCAGGCCGACATGGTCACCTACGGCAAGACACTGGGCGGCGGCCTGCCGGTGGGCGTGGTCTGCGGCTGCGCCACGCTGATGAAGCGCTACCGCGAGAACCGCCCGGCCGACATCTGCTTCGCCCGCGGCACCTTCAACGCCCACCCCTATGTGATGGGTGCGATGAAGGCCTTCCTCGACCGGCTGCAGCGCCCGGAGATCCAGGCCGTCTACCAAGGCCTGGACGAGCGCTGGGACGCGCGCGCCACGCGCTTCAACCAGGCGATGCAGGCGGCCGGCCTGCCGCTGCAGGTGGCGAACATGTCCAGCGTCTGGACCGTGCTCTACACCGCCCCCTCGCGCTACAACTGGATGCTGCAGTACTACCTGCGCGAGCAGGGCCTGGCCCTGAGCTGGGTCGGCACCGGCCGGCTGATCTTCAGCCTGAACTACCGCGACGAAGACTTCGAAGCCGTGCTGCAGCGTTTCGTCGCCGCCGCCACCCGCATGCAGGAGGACGGCTGGTGGTGGCAGGACGGGCAGTCCAGCAACCGCGGCATCCGCCGCAAGTTGCTGCGCGAGATGCTCGGCGAGATCTTCTGA
- the asd gene encoding archaetidylserine decarboxylase (Phosphatidylserine decarboxylase is synthesized as a single chain precursor. Generation of the pyruvoyl active site from a Ser is coupled to cleavage of a Gly-Ser bond between the larger (beta) and smaller (alpha chains). It is an integral membrane protein.), with the protein MKALQKILQQEDLNFLLTNRVPRLLLTRWMGWFSQIRNPLVCRVSIAVWRVFAQLDLSDAKRRDFASLHECFTRELKPGARPIVPDPDVLSSPCDAIVGACGAVEGRQVFQAKGFPYAMQDLFGASQDSRVFEDGVFITLRLTSSMYHRFHAPADCRVDHVTFIHGDTWNVNPIALARVERLFCRNERAVLRARTTRGGHPLAIVPVAAILVASLRLHFTDLLLHQRYRGPNEIPCDAAFTKGQEMGWFQHGSTIIVFAPRGFELCEGIAPGTQVRMGQALLKMPVSADDSVMAGSSTQAMLAVHEAQA; encoded by the coding sequence ATGAAAGCTCTCCAGAAGATTCTTCAGCAGGAAGACCTCAACTTCCTGCTCACCAACCGGGTGCCCCGGCTGCTGCTGACCCGCTGGATGGGCTGGTTCAGCCAGATCCGCAATCCGCTGGTCTGCCGGGTGTCGATCGCGGTGTGGCGCGTGTTCGCCCAGCTCGACCTGAGCGATGCGAAGCGGCGGGACTTCGCCAGCCTGCACGAATGCTTCACCCGCGAACTGAAGCCCGGTGCCCGGCCGATCGTGCCGGACCCGGATGTGCTCAGCAGCCCCTGCGACGCCATCGTCGGCGCCTGCGGTGCGGTGGAGGGCCGGCAGGTCTTCCAGGCCAAGGGCTTTCCGTATGCGATGCAGGACCTGTTCGGTGCCAGCCAGGACAGCCGTGTCTTCGAGGACGGCGTCTTCATCACCCTGCGGCTGACGTCCAGCATGTACCACCGCTTCCACGCGCCGGCCGATTGCCGGGTCGATCATGTGACCTTCATCCACGGCGACACCTGGAACGTCAACCCCATCGCCCTGGCCCGGGTGGAGCGCCTCTTCTGCCGCAACGAACGCGCCGTGCTGCGCGCCCGCACCACCCGCGGCGGCCATCCCCTGGCCATCGTGCCGGTGGCCGCCATCCTGGTGGCCAGCCTGCGCCTGCATTTCACCGACCTGCTGCTGCACCAGCGCTACCGCGGGCCCAACGAGATCCCCTGCGACGCCGCCTTCACCAAGGGCCAGGAGATGGGCTGGTTCCAGCACGGCTCCACCATCATCGTGTTCGCGCCGCGCGGCTTCGAGCTGTGCGAGGGCATCGCGCCCGGCACCCAGGTCCGAATGGGCCAGGCCCTGCTGAAGATGCCCGTGTCCGCGGATGACAGTGTCATGGCCGGGTCATCCACGCAGGCAATGCTGGCCGTCCATGAGGCGCAAGCTTGA
- a CDS encoding glycosyltransferase family 4 protein — MPHALASDGLLIDHFPAAQRSLRIAFVSETYPPEVNGVATTVARIVQGMHARHHEVQLIRPRQDRLDAAARQARYDEVLLRSLPIPRYPDLRMGVPSKRALVQLWSRRRPDVVHIATEGALGWSALQAALHLKLPVCSDFRTNFHAYSTHYGLGWLRKPIMGYLRKFHNRCACTMVPTDALRRELQADGFQKLTVVSRGVDTELFHPSRRSAALRESWGLNEQDLLVGYVGRLAQEKNLGTLLTAFEALRRDMPRALLLLVGDGPMRAELQARCPDALFAGQRRGEDLAAHYASVDLFLFPSLTETFGNVTTEAMASGLPLVAFDHAAAAQLVHSGHNGLLAAAGDVDAFVAASRLLAGDAEQRQRLGRAAFATAQALGWDGVLARFEGVLHGVITAAERSAEAEFGGLARPAA; from the coding sequence ATGCCCCACGCCCTCGCATCCGACGGCCTCCTCATCGACCACTTCCCCGCGGCGCAGCGCAGCCTGCGCATCGCCTTCGTGAGCGAGACCTATCCGCCCGAAGTCAACGGCGTGGCCACCACCGTCGCCCGCATCGTGCAGGGCATGCATGCGCGCCACCACGAGGTGCAGCTGATCCGCCCGCGCCAGGACCGGCTCGACGCCGCCGCGCGCCAGGCCCGCTACGACGAGGTGCTGCTGCGCAGCCTGCCGATCCCGCGCTACCCGGACCTGCGCATGGGTGTGCCTTCCAAACGCGCGCTGGTGCAGCTGTGGTCGCGCCGCCGGCCGGACGTGGTGCACATCGCCACCGAAGGCGCGCTGGGCTGGTCGGCGCTGCAGGCCGCGCTGCATTTGAAGCTGCCGGTGTGCTCGGATTTCCGCACCAATTTCCACGCCTACAGCACCCACTACGGGCTGGGCTGGCTGCGCAAACCCATCATGGGTTACCTGCGCAAGTTCCATAACCGCTGCGCCTGCACCATGGTGCCCACCGATGCGCTGCGGCGCGAGCTGCAGGCCGACGGCTTCCAGAAGCTGACGGTGGTCAGCCGCGGGGTCGATACGGAGCTCTTCCATCCCTCGCGCCGCAGCGCCGCGCTGCGTGAATCGTGGGGGCTGAACGAACAGGACCTGCTGGTCGGCTATGTCGGCCGGCTGGCGCAGGAAAAGAACCTGGGCACCCTGCTCACCGCCTTCGAAGCCCTGAGGCGGGACATGCCGCGCGCCCTCCTGCTGCTGGTGGGCGACGGCCCCATGCGCGCCGAGCTGCAGGCGCGCTGCCCGGACGCCCTCTTCGCCGGCCAGCGGCGCGGCGAGGACCTGGCGGCGCACTACGCCTCGGTCGACCTGTTCCTGTTCCCCAGCCTCACCGAGACCTTCGGCAACGTCACCACCGAGGCCATGGCCAGCGGCCTGCCGCTGGTGGCCTTCGACCACGCCGCCGCCGCGCAGCTGGTGCACAGCGGCCACAACGGCCTGCTGGCTGCAGCGGGCGATGTCGATGCCTTCGTGGCCGCCTCGCGTTTGCTGGCCGGCGATGCCGAGCAGCGCCAGCGCCTGGGCCGGGCCGCCTTCGCCACCGCCCAGGCGCTGGGCTGGGACGGCGTGCTGGCCCGCTTCGAGGGCGTGCTGCACGGCGTCATCACCGCCGCCGAGCGCAGCGCCGAAGCCGAGTTCGGCGGCCTGGCGCGGCCGGCCGCCTGA